One Pseudomonas sp. MM213 genomic window, GCCAGTTGTTCGCGTTTGGTGGTGGCTTCCTCGGGTGTGCAGGCCCAAACGGGCAGGGCGCACGCGAGGGTGGCGGCGAGGGTGAGTTTAAGCAGGGTTTTCATATGGCGGGCCTCAGTTCCGGTTAAGGCGGGTTATCCGGTTGAGGGTTGAGATCAGGGGAAAGTTCAGCGTATCGGCTTCTTTTGTTCGAGTGACAAGCTGAAAGCCAATCGCTGGCGATAGCGGTGTGTCAATTGCATCGGCGTTGATTGTAAGTAAGCATCGCGAGCAAGCTTGCTCCTACAGGAATTGCGGTGTTCACGGACATTGTGTCCGGCCCTGACCGCTGAGGGAGCAAGCTGGTTCGCGAAGGTGTGGTCTACCCCCCATGGCAGCAGCTCGAACTCACCTTGTCTTCATACCTGTCGTGATGCCGTACCCATTCCATGATCTGCTCTTCGTTACGCCCCTTGGGTGTCAGGTCGAGGTAGTTATAGGCGCCGACCAGCATGTCCAGGCCACGGGCATAAGTTGAATAGGTGTGAAAAATCTCGCCTGCTTCGTTGCGATAAAACACGCTGAGGCCTGGGAGTTCTTCTTCGGCGCCGTCAGTTTTTTCGTAGTTGTAGGTGGCCTTTCCAGCAGCAACATCTTCAGCTCGGGCCGAGACGCCAAAGTCATAGTTAAAGTCGCAACCTTCTGACGACACCCAATCGAATTTCCAGCCCATGCGTCGCTTGAACGCCTGGAATTCAGCGAACGGGGCGTGGGAAACCGCCACCACCGCCACGTCGTGATGCGCCAGATGCTGGTTGGCACCGTCGATGTGGTCGGACAGGAATGAGCAACCGGGGCAGCCTTCGTCCCAACCGTCGGCAAACATGAAGTGGTAGATGACCAGTTGGCTGCGACCGCTGAACAGGTCGGCCAGCTTCAATTCACCATTGGGGCCCTGGAAGTGATAGTCCTTGTCGATTTTCACCCAGGGCAGGGCGCGGCGTTCGGCGCTGAGTTTGTCCCGTTCCCGGGTGAAGGCTTTTTCGTGGGCCAGGTGTTGTTTGCGGGCGGCGAGCCATTCTTCTCGCGACACGACCGGATGGTTCTGAACGTTCATCGGGTTTTCTCCTGCGCAATGCTGGGCGGTGACTGACACAACCTTGTCGTTTGACCTATGCCAAATTCGACATACCGCCGGTCAGCGCCGTTAAAGAACTGCGCTGAACGGCGGCGAGCGCTGTCGGTCACAAGCTATGAAGGCCATCACACTCACAGGTTTTGGAGGTTGGACAGGATGACGACTTATAACTGGGATTTGATTGAACGCCTGCTGCACGAAGTGCAGAACGCAGCACCCAGCTTCACGCCACGGCCCTATGCCGAACAGTACGCGGCGGAAAAAGCCACGGAGGGCGAAGAGACTGAGAACCTGGATCACCTGAAAGCGGTGGCCGGCGAGTATGAAAAGTTACTGTTGGCGCGTGGCTACATCGAGCCTCGACCTGAAGAGCAGGGCGGAACCGGTTCGAATTACAGGCTGACGATGCGGGGTTCAAGGTTGTTGAGCCTGATCGACAGCAGCATTCCGGGCAATGATCATCCGCGGCAGGTGCTGGATGAGCAGGACGATGCGCTGGATGAGGTGACGTTTGATGAGGTGGCGTCCCACGCGCAGATTGCCTGAAGAACTTCGATTACCAATGTGGGAGCGAGCCTGCTCGCGATGGCGGTGTGTCAGTCGACATCCATGTTGTCTGAAACACCGCCATCGCGAGCAGGCTCGCTCCCACATTGTTTTTGTGTTGTTCTTAGCTCTGTTGTGCTGCCTTAAGGCACTTCAAGTCGTTGAAGTCTTTGCGCACTCCTTCGATTTTTTTCAGCAGCCGCTGGCGTTGAGCCGGTGTGCTTTCGGCCATCAAATCCACAAACAGGCTTCGTGCCTGTGCTTCGGTGTTGGCGTAGGCCTTGCGGTA contains:
- a CDS encoding DUF899 domain-containing protein, which translates into the protein MNVQNHPVVSREEWLAARKQHLAHEKAFTRERDKLSAERRALPWVKIDKDYHFQGPNGELKLADLFSGRSQLVIYHFMFADGWDEGCPGCSFLSDHIDGANQHLAHHDVAVVAVSHAPFAEFQAFKRRMGWKFDWVSSEGCDFNYDFGVSARAEDVAAGKATYNYEKTDGAEEELPGLSVFYRNEAGEIFHTYSTYARGLDMLVGAYNYLDLTPKGRNEEQIMEWVRHHDRYEDKVSSSCCHGG